One part of the Zymomonas mobilis subsp. pomaceae ATCC 29192 genome encodes these proteins:
- a CDS encoding tetratricopeptide repeat protein — protein MKLASKIAVTLTLTLSGASVLALQPALAKPKSAPEQTQAPANPAQDYILTPAVREAAAAVQTALKTNDFTTASAKLAEAKAAIATDDDKYIVGSLGYELGSSRQDKALQGQSVDLILSSGKASQHMSSDMIWQLYVEQAQSAYEANQFQKAEAGLEQALKIASPNNIQLYPMLVETKVKLGKTPEAIAVLESAIPKMQAANQTIPEAWLKRGVAIAYNAKLQPETLRLCKQWISAYPSNDSWHTSLSIYRDFNRNLDGDATLDILRLTRAVGALSGESEYLLYAQPLYIGYPIEAESVLKEGIQKGVISASDTTVSKWLATARLKVPAAKADLAKAVVRDSKAATGKEAFIDGTLALGAGDYPLAINLYTIAKGKTGVDAELLSLRLGMAQALAGQKDAAKATLANVTGSRSEIAQLWSIYADKHGA, from the coding sequence ATGAAATTAGCTTCAAAGATAGCTGTCACTCTAACCCTGACTTTAAGTGGGGCATCGGTTCTTGCTTTACAGCCTGCCTTGGCAAAACCGAAATCGGCACCTGAACAAACGCAAGCCCCTGCTAATCCAGCACAAGATTATATATTAACCCCCGCTGTCCGTGAAGCTGCCGCTGCTGTTCAAACCGCTTTGAAGACGAATGACTTTACAACAGCAAGTGCTAAACTTGCAGAGGCTAAAGCCGCTATTGCGACGGATGATGATAAATATATCGTGGGTTCTCTTGGCTATGAGTTAGGCTCTTCCCGACAAGATAAAGCCTTACAGGGGCAATCCGTCGATTTGATCTTAAGTAGCGGCAAGGCCAGCCAGCATATGTCCTCTGATATGATCTGGCAGCTTTATGTCGAACAGGCACAAAGTGCCTATGAGGCTAATCAATTCCAAAAGGCTGAAGCGGGTCTGGAACAGGCCCTTAAAATTGCTAGCCCCAATAATATTCAGCTTTATCCCATGTTGGTTGAGACCAAAGTGAAGCTTGGGAAAACGCCAGAAGCCATCGCCGTTTTGGAATCAGCTATTCCCAAAATGCAAGCTGCCAACCAAACGATACCCGAAGCTTGGTTAAAGCGTGGTGTTGCTATTGCGTATAATGCCAAGCTTCAACCGGAAACGCTGCGCCTATGTAAACAGTGGATTTCTGCCTATCCTTCAAATGACTCTTGGCATACTTCTTTAAGTATCTATCGTGATTTTAATCGTAATCTTGATGGCGATGCCACGCTGGACATCTTGCGCTTAACGCGTGCTGTGGGGGCCTTGAGTGGTGAAAGCGAATATCTGCTTTATGCTCAGCCCCTTTATATCGGTTATCCGATCGAAGCAGAATCAGTGTTAAAGGAAGGTATTCAAAAAGGCGTTATCAGCGCATCTGATACAACGGTCAGCAAATGGTTAGCAACCGCTAGACTCAAAGTTCCTGCGGCCAAAGCTGATCTGGCAAAAGCCGTCGTCCGTGACAGTAAAGCCGCTACGGGAAAAGAAGCCTTTATTGATGGTACGTTGGCCTTGGGTGCTGGTGATTATCCCTTGGCGATTAATCTTTATACGATTGCTAAGGGTAAGACCGGTGTCGATGCCGAGCTTCTGTCATTACGGCTTGGTATGGCACAGGCTTTAGCAGGGCAGAAGGATGCAGCCAAAGCTACCTTAGCAAATGTAACGGGTAGCCGTTCCGAAATTGCTCAATTGTGGTCGATTTATGCTGATAAGCATGGTGCTTAA
- the tsaE gene encoding tRNA (adenosine(37)-N6)-threonylcarbamoyltransferase complex ATPase subunit type 1 TsaE, with amino-acid sequence MIEQEIILKDAVETEQVGHYLGQQLKIGDVITLSGDLGSGKTSLARGVLAELGLEEEAPSPSFALMIAYEPPEIILPVAHVDLYRLDNAADIRELGLDEFGMEGILLIEWPERLGDTLEHLWPQSLRLHFDILENNMRRLTWQAPHDWEKRWPPL; translated from the coding sequence ATGATCGAACAGGAAATAATTTTGAAAGATGCTGTTGAGACAGAACAGGTTGGACATTATCTCGGGCAACAATTGAAAATCGGTGATGTTATTACCCTATCAGGCGATTTAGGATCTGGGAAAACCAGTCTAGCCCGAGGTGTATTGGCTGAATTAGGTTTGGAAGAAGAAGCCCCTTCTCCCAGTTTTGCTTTGATGATTGCCTATGAACCGCCGGAAATCATCCTACCTGTAGCCCATGTTGATTTATACCGTTTGGATAATGCAGCAGATATTCGAGAATTAGGGCTCGATGAGTTTGGTATGGAGGGCATCTTGCTTATTGAATGGCCGGAAAGGTTAGGAGATACGCTCGAACACTTATGGCCCCAAAGTTTACGGTTACATTTCGATATTCTGGAAAATAATATGCGCCGCCTGACATGGCAGGCCCCCCATGACTGGGAAAAAAGATGGCCACCTTTATAA
- a CDS encoding nucleotidyltransferase family protein: MNNSSMSVVNEAQNPQTLIKTAIILAAGFGKRMRPLTATRPKPLVEVGGKPLIDHALSHLKESGIKHVIVNTHYMSDQLEAHLAHSAKDFDLQISREKEQPLETGGGIKQALPLVKEDLFLVISSDNFWLDGTANSIDLLTRHWDDNLMDALLLLVPLSHACCYSGQGDFHMNGTGQIKSRVEGRVAPFVFSGIQLMSKRFLDNTPDGPFRSKLIRDQAIARGRLYGLVHDGVWFDVSTPKAVKITDNILRRG, translated from the coding sequence ATGAATAATTCTTCAATGTCGGTCGTGAACGAAGCACAAAACCCACAGACTTTAATTAAAACAGCGATCATTTTGGCGGCAGGTTTTGGTAAACGGATGCGTCCCTTGACCGCGACCCGCCCTAAACCTTTGGTTGAAGTCGGCGGAAAGCCATTGATTGATCATGCGTTATCCCATTTAAAAGAAAGCGGGATTAAACATGTTATCGTCAATACGCATTATATGAGTGATCAACTAGAAGCCCATCTTGCGCATTCTGCTAAAGATTTTGATCTCCAGATTTCACGTGAAAAAGAACAACCTCTCGAAACGGGCGGCGGCATAAAACAAGCTTTACCGCTTGTGAAAGAGGATTTATTTCTAGTCATAAGTAGTGATAATTTCTGGTTAGACGGCACAGCCAACTCCATCGATCTTCTGACTCGTCATTGGGATGATAATCTGATGGATGCTTTATTATTACTTGTGCCGCTTTCTCATGCCTGTTGCTATTCCGGACAGGGGGATTTTCACATGAATGGTACAGGGCAGATTAAATCACGGGTAGAAGGTCGTGTAGCGCCTTTCGTATTCAGTGGTATTCAACTTATGTCCAAACGTTTTTTAGACAATACACCAGATGGCCCTTTTCGCAGTAAACTTATCCGTGATCAGGCTATTGCGCGTGGTCGGCTCTATGGTCTTGTCCATGATGGTGTTTGGTTTGACGTCAGTACGCCAAAGGCAGTCAAGATAACGGACAATATCTTGAGACGTGGTTAA
- the addB gene encoding double-strand break repair protein AddB, with product MADISRIFTIPFHQAFADSLVAGLIDRYKPMELARGLILLPNNRSVRAITEAFVRRSSSGLLLPRMVPVGDPFLDERLGAFLDPVDLTDPFPPAITPLDRHFRLTRLVKKAMKQQGKEISPSESHRLAEDLGLTLDQLIAAEIDPAALSTLIDPLAEEELAKHWQSSLNLLECIITDWPQELANTGQIEMQDRRNKLLDRLTERWQKQPPKGPVIAAGAITGSPVSARLLRVISVLESGLIVLPGLDLTMSEEEWALLGPHERDPDTGIKQPSLESHPQFQLKLLLERMGIARNEVALWPYENKKMVHKERSLAISHAMAPARYTNQWLNLSEQERSFPDVSIVEAAHPEEEAQIIAIALRQAIEKPGVTAALVTPDRTLAIRVSALLTRFGIQADDSAGRPLSLTPPGMLLLDIISAAADHFSAVSFLVVAKHPFVAFSEERALWREHIRALDMVLRGPQLKIGLAGISQKIAQEIDKKRADPNLLSWWESVKTAFLALDNRHQEILPLAELIRLLRETGQTLAGDKLWSGPDGRMAADLITELEQLAIHHKELMSFADFGRILRQLMDKQAVRPVSGGHPRIFIWGLIEARLQHADLMIAASLNEGIWPPISDADPWLAPRIRSELGLPGLDLRIGIAAHDFASILGAGRILLTRARRDARAPTIASRFWLRLEAMTGGLPKAAELPYYAKMLDEPKIFKPALRPAPKPPVPDRPKRIAVTRFDSLQADPYSYYASNILRLRRLDPVDAAPTVAWRGSLIHSILEDWVKKDNADPKKLQTRALNIWGDINSHIIQKILGTPRLLQAINWIEQQIQQMTEEGRSIVKVEQYGKCLIEGIELFGWVDRIDRLSDGSLALVDYKTGQPPSSKSVTSGDNLQLGLLALIIEQGGIPSIEGHVQAFEYWSMAQNKNKQAGYKISVLGGKQAISPEAFLNFTEKRFSEVIQSYLLGNAAFTARPYRGKKLYDDYVQLMRFDEWRANPQHKVIGS from the coding sequence ATGGCGGATATATCCCGAATTTTTACGATTCCCTTTCATCAGGCTTTTGCAGATTCTCTGGTAGCGGGTCTTATCGACCGTTATAAACCGATGGAATTAGCACGTGGCTTGATCTTGTTACCCAACAATCGTTCAGTACGGGCGATTACCGAAGCCTTTGTCCGCCGATCTTCTTCCGGTTTACTCTTGCCGCGGATGGTGCCTGTGGGTGATCCGTTTTTAGATGAGCGTTTGGGTGCATTTTTAGATCCTGTTGACCTTACTGATCCGTTTCCTCCGGCGATTACACCCTTAGATCGGCATTTCCGCCTGACCCGTCTTGTTAAAAAAGCAATGAAGCAGCAGGGGAAAGAGATTTCTCCTTCTGAATCCCATCGCTTGGCTGAAGACTTAGGCTTGACCTTAGATCAATTGATTGCCGCAGAAATTGATCCCGCAGCTTTATCCACCTTGATTGATCCTTTGGCCGAAGAAGAGTTAGCAAAGCACTGGCAGTCATCTTTAAATTTATTAGAATGTATTATTACCGACTGGCCTCAAGAACTGGCTAATACTGGTCAAATTGAAATGCAGGATCGGCGAAATAAGCTATTAGATCGCTTGACTGAACGTTGGCAAAAACAACCACCTAAAGGACCTGTTATTGCAGCCGGTGCCATTACGGGATCGCCTGTTTCAGCGCGTTTGTTACGCGTAATATCGGTGTTAGAAAGTGGGTTAATTGTTTTACCCGGTCTTGATCTGACTATGTCAGAAGAAGAATGGGCATTACTCGGCCCGCATGAAAGGGATCCCGATACCGGCATCAAACAGCCTTCCTTAGAGAGTCATCCTCAATTCCAGCTAAAATTATTGCTAGAGCGTATGGGGATCGCTCGAAATGAAGTAGCCCTTTGGCCTTATGAAAATAAAAAAATGGTTCATAAGGAACGGAGCCTTGCGATTAGTCATGCGATGGCACCGGCACGCTACACTAATCAATGGCTGAATTTATCGGAACAGGAACGCTCTTTTCCGGATGTTTCTATTGTTGAGGCGGCGCATCCTGAAGAAGAAGCACAGATTATTGCTATTGCTTTACGACAGGCTATCGAAAAACCGGGGGTAACGGCGGCGCTTGTAACGCCTGATCGGACTTTAGCTATAAGGGTTTCTGCCCTATTGACGCGTTTTGGTATTCAGGCCGATGATAGTGCAGGGCGTCCTTTATCTCTAACACCCCCCGGTATGCTCTTATTGGATATTATTTCGGCGGCCGCGGATCATTTTTCTGCCGTAAGTTTTCTGGTCGTTGCCAAGCATCCTTTCGTTGCTTTCAGCGAAGAACGGGCCTTGTGGCGGGAGCATATCCGTGCTTTGGATATGGTTTTAAGAGGGCCACAATTAAAAATCGGTCTGGCAGGTATTTCTCAAAAAATAGCCCAAGAAATTGATAAAAAACGTGCCGATCCAAATTTATTATCGTGGTGGGAAAGCGTAAAGACGGCTTTCTTGGCTTTGGACAACCGACATCAAGAGATCCTTCCCTTAGCTGAACTGATCCGTTTACTGCGGGAAACGGGACAAACCCTTGCCGGTGATAAATTATGGTCAGGGCCAGATGGCCGAATGGCCGCTGATTTAATTACCGAACTCGAACAATTAGCTATACATCACAAAGAATTAATGAGTTTTGCAGATTTCGGGCGTATTCTTCGGCAATTGATGGATAAACAGGCGGTTAGGCCTGTTTCGGGGGGGCATCCTCGTATTTTTATCTGGGGTTTGATTGAAGCGCGGTTGCAGCATGCCGACTTGATGATTGCGGCTAGTCTAAACGAAGGTATTTGGCCGCCGATCAGTGACGCCGATCCATGGTTAGCGCCTAGAATCCGCTCTGAATTAGGATTACCTGGATTAGATTTACGTATTGGTATTGCGGCGCATGATTTTGCCTCTATTCTAGGAGCAGGCAGAATTTTGCTTACCCGGGCCAGACGGGATGCTCGTGCACCGACTATTGCATCACGGTTTTGGCTTAGACTGGAAGCTATGACAGGGGGGTTACCCAAAGCCGCAGAACTTCCTTATTACGCAAAAATGCTGGATGAACCCAAAATCTTTAAGCCAGCCTTGCGACCAGCTCCAAAACCGCCAGTTCCAGATAGACCAAAACGCATTGCTGTTACTCGTTTTGATAGCTTGCAAGCCGATCCTTATAGCTATTATGCCAGCAATATTTTACGTTTGAGGCGGCTTGATCCAGTGGACGCCGCACCAACAGTCGCTTGGCGTGGTAGCTTGATCCATAGTATTCTTGAAGATTGGGTAAAAAAAGATAACGCTGATCCTAAAAAATTACAAACACGGGCGCTCAATATTTGGGGCGATATTAATAGCCATATCATTCAAAAAATATTGGGCACGCCTCGTTTGCTGCAAGCGATTAATTGGATTGAGCAGCAAATACAACAAATGACGGAAGAAGGTCGATCTATTGTTAAGGTCGAACAATATGGGAAATGTTTGATCGAAGGCATCGAATTATTCGGCTGGGTTGATCGGATTGATCGTCTATCAGATGGTTCATTGGCTCTTGTTGATTACAAGACGGGTCAACCCCCTAGCAGTAAATCGGTTACGAGTGGTGATAACCTACAATTAGGTTTGCTTGCACTGATTATCGAACAGGGCGGTATCCCTTCCATAGAAGGTCATGTTCAGGCTTTTGAATACTGGTCGATGGCACAAAACAAGAATAAACAAGCGGGTTATAAAATTTCTGTATTAGGAGGTAAACAGGCTATTTCGCCTGAGGCTTTCCTCAATTTTACAGAAAAGCGTTTTTCTGAAGTTATACAATCCTATTTGTTAGGAAATGCTGCTTTTACGGCCCGTCCATATCGGGGGAAAAAGCTTTATGATGATTATGTTCAGTTGATGCGATTTGATGAATGGCGCGCCAATCCACAGCATAAAGTGATTGGTAGTTAA
- a CDS encoding Lrp/AsnC family transcriptional regulator, producing MTANYPLDSIDRLILENLQEDGRITNVDLARKAGLTAPPCLRRVRALEEAGIIEGYHAQLNANALGYGIMVFAMVSLKSQAEEDLRQFEDHIATLPEVRECHMLNGEIDFVLKIVAHDLQAFQHLLTSKLTSAPNVTSVKTSLIIRTSKDLPGVPVDTKE from the coding sequence GTGACGGCTAATTACCCACTTGATTCAATTGATCGCCTTATCCTTGAAAACCTTCAAGAAGACGGACGTATTACGAATGTTGACCTCGCCCGCAAGGCAGGTCTTACGGCGCCTCCCTGCTTGCGCCGCGTGCGGGCTCTTGAAGAAGCCGGTATCATAGAAGGCTATCATGCCCAGCTTAATGCCAATGCTCTTGGCTATGGCATTATGGTATTCGCTATGGTTAGCCTGAAGAGTCAGGCCGAAGAAGATTTGCGCCAATTTGAAGATCATATTGCGACTCTGCCAGAAGTGCGGGAATGCCATATGTTAAATGGTGAAATTGACTTCGTTCTTAAAATCGTAGCGCATGACCTTCAGGCTTTTCAGCATTTATTAACCTCTAAGCTGACATCTGCTCCCAATGTCACTAGTGTTAAAACTTCTCTGATTATCCGTACTTCAAAGGATTTACCGGGTGTTCCGGTTGATACCAAGGAATAA
- a CDS encoding sensor histidine kinase, with translation MDEGGFYISWIVVAILIIILTFLWGITFAIVTITLIKMKKAQAVLQNTKPFQEIYRTAPIHGFLINQDHILPINPTSASWLGIPKIPDFLKDFLKIWLTPLSANHFNRHFMQLVKTGKGFTEKVESQIDNRLFRVVGYPFISSSKFLNKQPNILIWVSDITEDEDVKTELKAQQDQAYQALQALSSLFEVMPFPIWYRAKSLKLLLVNSAYVSAVEAKTGSEVITYNIELLERNGAEKPLSFAEKAVREQKLQNRLSPVITGGARRMMRLTDIPLPSGAVAGYAMDVEELEEAKAEMGRFLQAQRHILDQLSAGVAQFNAEQNLIFSNQPFRHLFALKPEWLVDRPEFDRVLERMREAGRLPAAHDFPAWKAERRQWFLAHSEALEENWLLSDGSHLRVITQPTPDGGLLLIFEDRTEQVRLTSAHDIMLRVRTASFDKLFEAISVFSSDGRLNLWNTRFTDVWQIDEKLLSLHPRVDELAKLISARLTDKNQPIKISEAIRMTTVERQSNHGHLSFADGQYFNFSTVPLPDGNVLFTMLDVTDSWHIERALRDRNEALEAADRLKTDFVANMSYELRTPLTSISGFAEMLAQGYCGDLSKTATDYVTAILDAVARLSALIDDILDLTLLESGNLELNQQNLILKPLLANLGKEVSERASELGVTLEIVIDDNLGEIESDPKRLQRTITHMLLIALARNPRGGTVIFKASGEAEKVTIMIIDEGDVFYMPNKEDVFASGDQDIGIKLSDHFSAYGQAVHDGRGSAAIAIPLIRRFIALHGGTIRIDSTENQKTHFIITLPRHVPVL, from the coding sequence ATGGATGAAGGTGGTTTTTATATTTCTTGGATAGTCGTAGCGATACTGATTATCATCCTTACATTTTTGTGGGGTATTACCTTTGCAATTGTTACTATTACCTTAATAAAAATGAAAAAGGCCCAAGCTGTTCTTCAAAACACAAAGCCTTTTCAGGAGATTTACAGGACAGCCCCTATTCACGGTTTTTTGATCAATCAGGATCATATACTGCCGATCAATCCAACCTCTGCCTCTTGGTTAGGCATTCCCAAGATACCGGATTTTCTCAAAGATTTTCTAAAAATATGGCTTACGCCTTTATCGGCAAATCATTTTAACCGACATTTTATGCAATTGGTTAAAACAGGAAAGGGATTCACTGAAAAGGTAGAGAGCCAGATTGATAACCGTTTATTTCGTGTCGTGGGTTATCCGTTTATATCTTCTTCAAAATTTTTGAACAAGCAACCGAACATTCTAATCTGGGTTTCAGATATTACTGAGGATGAAGATGTAAAGACAGAATTAAAAGCCCAACAAGATCAGGCCTATCAGGCGTTACAGGCTTTATCATCTCTTTTTGAAGTGATGCCTTTTCCTATTTGGTATCGAGCAAAATCTTTAAAACTTTTATTAGTGAACAGTGCTTATGTCTCGGCAGTAGAAGCCAAAACCGGTTCAGAGGTTATTACCTATAATATTGAATTATTAGAGCGAAACGGTGCCGAAAAACCGCTTTCCTTCGCCGAAAAAGCCGTGCGTGAGCAAAAATTACAAAATCGCTTGTCTCCTGTAATTACAGGAGGCGCGCGTCGTATGATGCGCCTTACGGATATTCCACTACCTTCAGGCGCGGTTGCTGGCTACGCTATGGATGTAGAGGAATTAGAAGAGGCTAAAGCCGAGATGGGACGCTTCTTACAAGCCCAACGCCATATCTTGGATCAGCTTTCAGCAGGGGTCGCGCAATTTAACGCTGAACAAAACCTTATTTTTTCCAATCAGCCTTTTCGACATTTATTTGCTTTAAAACCAGAATGGCTCGTCGATCGCCCCGAATTTGATCGGGTCTTAGAACGCATGCGAGAAGCGGGGCGATTACCCGCAGCCCATGACTTTCCCGCATGGAAAGCGGAGAGGCGGCAATGGTTTTTAGCCCATAGCGAAGCTTTAGAAGAAAATTGGCTTTTATCAGACGGGTCCCATCTTCGTGTTATAACGCAACCGACGCCAGATGGTGGTTTGTTACTGATTTTTGAAGATCGAACGGAACAGGTCCGTTTGACTTCCGCCCATGATATTATGCTTCGTGTCAGAACAGCAAGTTTTGATAAATTATTTGAAGCGATTAGTGTCTTTTCATCGGATGGGCGGCTTAATCTGTGGAACACCCGTTTTACCGATGTTTGGCAAATTGATGAAAAGCTTTTATCTCTTCATCCGCGCGTTGATGAACTTGCTAAGCTTATAAGTGCGCGTCTGACAGATAAAAATCAGCCTATAAAAATCAGCGAAGCTATCCGCATGACGACGGTTGAACGCCAGTCTAATCATGGCCATTTATCTTTTGCCGATGGGCAATATTTTAACTTTTCGACCGTTCCTCTTCCTGATGGTAATGTTCTATTTACTATGCTGGATGTAACAGATAGTTGGCATATAGAACGCGCCTTGCGTGATCGGAATGAAGCGTTAGAAGCCGCCGATCGCCTTAAGACCGATTTCGTTGCCAATATGAGTTATGAATTAAGAACGCCCTTAACTTCCATCAGCGGTTTTGCCGAAATGTTAGCGCAAGGCTACTGTGGCGATCTTTCTAAGACAGCGACAGATTATGTTACCGCCATCTTGGATGCAGTCGCTCGTCTCAGCGCCTTAATCGATGATATTTTAGATCTGACCCTCTTGGAATCGGGTAATCTAGAATTAAACCAGCAAAACTTAATTTTAAAACCTCTGTTAGCTAATTTGGGAAAAGAGGTCTCAGAACGGGCTTCTGAATTAGGTGTCACCCTTGAAATTGTTATTGATGATAATCTAGGCGAAATTGAAAGCGACCCTAAACGTTTGCAGCGAACGATTACCCATATGCTTTTAATAGCTTTGGCAAGAAATCCCCGCGGTGGAACAGTTATTTTTAAAGCATCGGGAGAGGCTGAAAAAGTGACGATAATGATTATCGACGAAGGGGATGTTTTTTATATGCCGAATAAAGAAGACGTTTTTGCCTCTGGGGATCAGGATATAGGTATAAAGCTTTCTGACCATTTTTCTGCCTATGGGCAAGCCGTCCATGATGGAAGAGGCAGCGCTGCCATTGCAATTCCCCTTATAAGACGCTTTATCGCCTTACATGGTGGCACCATTAGAATTGATTCTACTGAGAATCAGAAAACACATTTTATTATTACGTTGCCACGCCACGTGCCTGTTTTGTAA
- a CDS encoding sensor histidine kinase, which translates to MRFDDMLQTIMDQPLNNTAEKTAVWRQLVDCIAQDKGQHAPDLLKKAYHRLIFLNRDVPSNIRLETVLSLTGQHLPPLLVKYFSCDISMIAAPLISSVQLSPKEWMMIIPALRQPIRHILRQRPDLDPQIIQALDSLGNDQAVLEKPVLKTENKTDYDIDNHLNIEEPSDEENNLDETNSILKEEKGISSDIKAYDLYRKEFFKRPIIKTDNFTSQKENIKKDTPKDSIPKSFADTIRSDILGQKDPEAASHYRPFSSNHISDDKNDEDSKETKNIPAFDKDNDSPRFSPFSDRWQTRVTPVTEDNEDDPIPKNSKDNLDEAESFDTHKDEIEKAKAQKSEDLEWFPTPKRRTHGTIRKLKSNPFAGHPKNGRASDENDETQIRHLLERIDAFKRSLESRAEQFNFETNPEGFVTYVKGISSTVLVGISLSTSAFQNGYGVDGQVVGAFGRRAPIRHARLSIPGNGAASGEWRISAAPFFNPETGHFSGYRGTARRPRIEETAQPFVEIATPRPSVLEIDRDSLRQLVHELRNPLNAIVGFSEMISNQMLGPVNKAYRSYAEDITRQGERLLQAVEDLNSAADIDAPLATSLKTDGLVNVTKIVSALHKHYQSAASRHNGDILFRIATGLPLVKADPVAVERLFSRLLTMVIGLIETNEKIEVIVNRQDSFVGFMVKRPLALQGYDEQALLDPGFNLKGEWPHAPVLGLGFALRLIRNLAAAAQGQFEIKGDSFTILLPIEEIRSEAC; encoded by the coding sequence GTGCGTTTCGACGATATGCTACAAACTATTATGGACCAGCCGTTAAATAACACGGCAGAAAAGACAGCTGTCTGGCGGCAATTGGTGGATTGCATTGCTCAGGATAAAGGGCAACATGCGCCCGACTTGCTAAAGAAAGCCTATCACCGTCTTATCTTCCTTAATAGGGATGTGCCTTCTAATATCCGTCTTGAAACCGTTCTTAGTTTAACAGGACAACATCTTCCACCTTTATTAGTAAAATATTTTTCCTGCGATATCAGCATGATTGCAGCACCCTTGATAAGCTCTGTCCAGTTAAGCCCCAAAGAGTGGATGATGATTATTCCGGCTTTACGTCAGCCTATCAGGCATATCCTGCGACAGCGGCCTGACCTCGATCCGCAAATAATACAGGCTTTAGACAGTTTAGGTAATGATCAGGCGGTTTTAGAAAAACCTGTATTAAAAACAGAAAATAAAACTGATTATGATATTGATAATCATTTAAATATAGAAGAACCTTCAGATGAAGAGAATAATCTCGACGAGACAAACTCGATTTTGAAAGAAGAGAAGGGTATTTCATCTGATATAAAAGCGTATGATCTCTATAGAAAAGAATTTTTTAAGCGCCCTATTATAAAAACGGATAATTTTACTTCTCAAAAAGAAAATATTAAAAAGGATACCCCAAAAGACAGTATCCCAAAATCTTTTGCAGATACTATCCGCTCTGATATTTTAGGGCAAAAAGACCCCGAGGCAGCGTCTCATTATAGACCTTTTTCTTCTAATCATATTTCCGATGATAAAAATGATGAGGACAGTAAAGAGACAAAAAACATACCTGCTTTTGATAAAGATAACGATTCACCTCGTTTTTCACCTTTTTCTGACAGATGGCAAACCCGCGTTACCCCTGTGACAGAAGATAACGAAGATGACCCTATCCCAAAAAACTCAAAGGATAATTTAGACGAAGCTGAGTCTTTCGATACGCACAAGGATGAGATAGAAAAGGCAAAAGCGCAGAAAAGCGAAGATCTAGAATGGTTTCCTACCCCTAAAAGGCGGACTCATGGGACAATTAGAAAACTTAAATCTAATCCGTTTGCGGGACACCCCAAAAATGGCCGCGCATCTGATGAAAATGATGAAACGCAAATTCGCCATTTACTAGAAAGAATCGATGCCTTTAAGCGCAGTCTGGAATCTAGAGCAGAACAGTTTAACTTTGAGACGAATCCTGAAGGATTCGTGACCTATGTAAAGGGAATCTCGTCTACTGTATTAGTCGGTATTTCCTTAAGCACGTCTGCTTTTCAAAATGGTTATGGTGTGGATGGCCAAGTGGTTGGAGCGTTTGGTCGGCGTGCGCCTATTCGACATGCGCGATTATCAATACCGGGGAATGGGGCAGCTTCTGGTGAATGGCGTATATCGGCTGCACCTTTTTTTAACCCTGAAACAGGTCACTTTTCTGGATATCGTGGAACGGCCCGCCGCCCAAGAATAGAAGAAACAGCCCAACCCTTTGTTGAAATCGCTACCCCACGGCCTAGTGTTCTCGAAATTGACAGGGATTCCTTACGGCAATTAGTCCATGAATTAAGAAATCCGTTGAATGCTATTGTTGGCTTTTCAGAAATGATCAGCAACCAAATGCTAGGCCCTGTCAATAAAGCTTATCGCTCTTATGCCGAAGATATTACCCGCCAAGGCGAACGCCTTTTACAAGCGGTAGAAGATTTGAATTCAGCCGCTGATATTGATGCGCCCTTAGCCACTTCGCTTAAAACTGATGGTTTGGTGAATGTAACGAAAATTGTCTCGGCTTTGCACAAACATTACCAGTCCGCCGCCAGCCGGCATAATGGTGACATTTTATTCCGGATCGCCACAGGATTACCTTTAGTAAAAGCAGATCCTGTTGCTGTAGAGCGTCTTTTCTCTCGTCTCTTAACGATGGTTATTGGCCTAATCGAAACGAATGAAAAGATAGAAGTTATTGTCAACCGTCAGGATTCTTTTGTCGGTTTCATGGTCAAACGGCCTCTGGCGCTACAAGGTTATGATGAACAGGCTTTGCTTGATCCTGGTTTTAACCTGAAGGGTGAATGGCCCCATGCGCCTGTATTAGGGCTTGGATTTGCTTTACGCTTGATCCGGAATTTAGCGGCGGCAGCGCAAGGACAGTTCGAAATTAAAGGGGATTCTTTTACGATTTTATTGCCGATAGAAGAAATTCGTTCAGAAGCATGCTAG